The genome window TTATTGCATTCTGGCCAGGCCGCGCTCTGTCATTTCGGCTGCCACACCGGCAGAGACACGAAACGCCGTTCCCGGCAGCACAAATGCCACAGGTTCATCCCGCGTGGCGTGAAGTGCATCAGTATGCAGCTTCACCAGTGCCACGACCGTGACCAGTTCAGACGTATCCAGAATCACGGTATCCGGCTGCGCTGATCCCACCTCATTTTCATGTCCGGTCAGCACATTTTCCCGGCTGAGAGGGGTGTCCTGACCGGCAGTTTCATCCGTGTCATCAAGCTCCTCTTTCAGCTCTGCCACACGGAGCGCCAGTTCTTCTTTCGTCCCCGTCAGGCTGACATCACGGTTCAGTTGTTCACCCAGCGAGCGGAGACGGGCAATCAGTTCATCTTTCGTCATGGACTCCTCCACAGAGAAACAATGGCCCCGAAGGGCCATGATTACGCCAGTTGTACGGACACGAACTCATC of Echinimonas agarilytica contains these proteins:
- a CDS encoding DNA-packaging protein FI, with the protein product MTKDELIARLRSLGEQLNRDVSLTGTKEELALRVAELKEELDDTDETAGQDTPLSRENVLTGHENEVGSAQPDTVILDTSELVTVVALVKLHTDALHATRDEPVAFVLPGTAFRVSAGVAAEMTERGLARMQ